The proteins below come from a single Longimicrobium sp. genomic window:
- the hprK gene encoding HPr(Ser) kinase/phosphatase codes for MPGTLTVDELLRTKRESLALELLTDGRGLLREIHNPDISSPGLVLTGYTERFPSDRLQVLGETEVSFLESLDEDRRRAAVEAFLSFDIPAIFITKSQEAPEPLVEVANQVGTPVIRTDLKTAEFYTRIKPFLEERFAPTTTMHGSLADVYGVGLLFIGASGTGKSEAVLDLVERGHRLVADDLVMISRRGLEVLIGKGHELQRHHMEIRGVGIIDVQKLFGIRAIRLQKRIEVVVQLEVWDQNAHYDRTGLDPQYMDILGVPVPKVTIPLVPGKNITVVCEVVAMNHLLKYAGVDTAAAFNRRLQARMLGTTEYLEEDYE; via the coding sequence TTGCCGGGAACGCTGACGGTGGACGAGCTGCTGCGCACCAAGCGGGAGTCGCTCGCGCTCGAGCTGCTCACCGACGGGCGCGGGCTGCTGCGCGAGATCCACAACCCCGACATCTCCAGCCCGGGGCTGGTGCTCACCGGCTACACCGAGCGCTTCCCCTCGGACCGCCTGCAGGTGCTGGGGGAGACCGAGGTGTCGTTCCTGGAGTCGCTCGACGAGGACCGGCGCAGGGCGGCCGTCGAGGCGTTCCTCTCCTTCGACATCCCGGCCATCTTCATCACCAAGTCGCAGGAGGCCCCGGAGCCGCTCGTGGAGGTGGCCAACCAGGTGGGGACGCCGGTGATCCGCACCGACCTGAAGACGGCCGAGTTCTACACGCGCATCAAGCCGTTCCTGGAGGAGCGCTTCGCCCCCACCACCACCATGCACGGCTCGCTGGCCGACGTGTACGGGGTGGGGCTGCTCTTCATCGGCGCCAGCGGCACGGGGAAGAGCGAGGCGGTGCTGGACCTGGTGGAGCGCGGGCACCGGCTGGTGGCCGACGACCTGGTGATGATCTCGCGCCGCGGGCTGGAGGTGCTGATCGGCAAGGGGCACGAGCTGCAGCGCCACCACATGGAGATCCGCGGCGTCGGCATCATCGACGTGCAGAAGCTGTTCGGCATCCGGGCCATCCGCCTGCAGAAGCGCATCGAGGTGGTGGTGCAGCTCGAGGTGTGGGACCAGAACGCGCACTACGACCGCACGGGCCTGGACCCGCAGTACATGGACATCCTGGGGGTGCCGGTCCCCAAGGTCACCATCCCCCTGGTGCCGGGGAAGAACATCACGGTGGTGTGCGAGGTGGTGGCCATGAACCACCTGCTCAAGTACGCGGGGGTGGACACGGCCGCCGCCTTCAACCGGCGTCTGCAGGCGCGCATGCTGGGCACCACGGAGTACCTGGAGGAGGACTATGAGTGA